In Chanodichthys erythropterus isolate Z2021 chromosome 11, ASM2448905v1, whole genome shotgun sequence, a single window of DNA contains:
- the tsg101b gene encoding tumor susceptibility gene 101 protein, with protein sequence MTAMNDSSLRKMLAKIYKYRDLTARDLTNVTPHYKDLKPVMDNYVFNDGSTKELLSLTGTVPVNYRGNVYNIPICLWLLDTYPYNPPICFVKPTSAMMIKTGKHVDANGKIYLPYLHEWKPPQSDLLGLIQVMVVVFGEEPPVFSRPTTQATYPAFPAAGPPNTSYMPSTPGLPYSQGHSANPGGFQGYPYPAAASGYPSTSGSSLYTPVPSITTVGPTRDGTIGEDTIRASLVSAVSDKLRRRMKEEMDRAQAELDALKRTEEDLKRGHQKLEDMVTKLDLEMTDVDKNIDCLKQKDEELTAALERMQNQSEDSDIDDVIVPTAPLYKQILNLYAEENAIEDTIFYLGEALRRDVIDLDVFLKHVRLLSRKQFQLRALMQKARKIAGLSDLY encoded by the exons ATGACGGCAATGAACGACAGTTCTCTACGGAAAATGCTGGCGAAG ATTTATAAATACAGGGATCTGACCGCACGCGACTTAACAAACGTAACGCCTCACTATAAAGATCTTAAACCTGTGATGGACAACTACG TGTTCAATGATGGCTCTACCAAAGAGCTGCTGAGTCTCACAGGAACGGTGCCAGTAAACTACCGAG GAAATGTGTACAACATTCCCATCTGCCTGTGGCTTCTTGACACGTATCCCTACAATCCTCCCATCTGTTTTGTTAAACCCACAAGTGCCATGATGATAAAAACCGGGAAACACGTTGATGCCAATGGAAAGATTTACCTCCCATACCTGCATGAATGGAAACCT CCCCAGTCTGATTTGTTGGGACTAATCCAGGTGATGGTTGTGGTGTTTGGAGAGGAACCACCAGTCTTTTCGCGGCCCACTACTCAGGCAACTTACCCAGCTTTCCCGGCAGCAGGCCCACCTAACA cttCCTACATGCCAAGCACACCAGGCTTGCCTTATAGTCAAGGACACTCTGCCAATCCAGG GGGATTTCAGGGCTACCCTTATCCTGCAGCAGCCTCTGGATACCCCTCTACCTCAGGGTCCTCTCTCTATACCCCGGTGCCATCTATCACTACAGTGG GGCCCACTCGTGATGGTACCATCGGAGAGGACACAATCCGTGCATCTTTGGTCTCTGCGGTCAGTGACAAACTGCGCAGGCGGATGAAAGAAGAGATGGATCGAGCACAGGCAGAGCTGGATGCCCTGAAAAGGACAGAGGAGGACCTGAAGAGAGGACACCAGAAGCTGGAGGACATGGTGACCAAACTAGATCTGGAAATG ACTGATGtggacaaaaacattgattGCCTCAAGCAAAAGGATGAAGAGCTGACTGCTGCCCTGGAAAGAATGCAGAATCAATCTGAGGACAGTGACATTGATGATGTGATTGTGCCCACCGCTCCTCTTTATAAGCAGATTTTGAACCTATACGCTGAAGAAAATGCCATAGAGGACACTATCTTCTACTTGGGTGAAGCGTTACGTAGAGATGTCATTGATTTGGATGTTTTCCTCAAG caTGTGCGCCTTCTCTCCAGAAAACAGTTCCAGTTGCGAGCCTTGATGCAGAAGGCCAGGAAAATAGCAGGCCTCAGTGACCTGTACTGA
- the hrasb gene encoding HRas proto-oncogene, GTPase b: MTEYKLVVVGAGGVGKSALTIQLIQNHFVDEYDPTIEDSYRKQVVIDGETCLLDILDTAGQEEYSAMRDQYMRTGEGFLCVFAINNTKSFEDIHQYREQIKRVKDSDDVPMVLVGNKCDLPARTVDTRQAQELARSYGIPYIETSAKTRQGVEDAFYTLVREIRQHKLRKLNPPDDNGQDCMNCRCEVS; the protein is encoded by the exons ATGACGGAATATAAGTTGGTGGTGGTAGGTGCAGGTGGTGTGGGCAAGAGTGCTCTGACCATCCAGCTCATTCAGAACCACTTTGTTGATGAATACGACCCAACCATTGAG GACTCATACAGGAAACAGGTGGTGATTGATGGAGAGACGTGTTTGTTAGATATCCTGGATACTGCAGGTCAGGAAGAGTACAGTGCAATGAGAGACCAGTACATGAGGACGGGAGAGGGCTTTCTCTGTGTCTTTGCCATCAACAATACCAAGTCTTTTGAGGACATTCATCAGTACAG GGAACAGATTAAGAGAGTTAAAGACTCAGATGATGTGCCTATGGTGCTTGTGGGTAATaaatgtgacctaccagcacgCACTGTGGACACAAGACAAGCCCAGGAACTTGCCCGTAGCTACGGTATACCCTACATTGAAACTTCAGCCAAGACAAGACAG GGAGTGGAAGATGCCTTTTACACACTCGTCCGTGAAATCAGGCAGCATAAGTTGAGGAAACTGAACCCACCAGATGACAATGGTCAAGACTGTATGAACTGCCGCTGTGAGGTGTCATGA